One Cotesia glomerata isolate CgM1 linkage group LG8, MPM_Cglom_v2.3, whole genome shotgun sequence genomic window carries:
- the LOC123270548 gene encoding DNA repair protein complementing XP-C cells homolog, with product MSSSDESSDSTEYLVPSSKIDLTSSFFSTAASTSKSNPKVRARIESSSSSEDDELPESSASNAELLLEVMKNLEKINNPIVQPSRAPATVSESSSRELSSEIADLLLKHESGLGSFKLPDEEEEMPKEQKQEQEQVQVQHPDYEVPQEGVNITLPGTGMPSFKRKKNKVDLEAQLIKKMNSRIKANQLLVHKVGLLCWLAHGIHLNKQINDPEVMSTVLSLIPSVSYPKGRVDIKYIEQFTKWFRGVIKVEFNKENVPVTKELLLQRLGEKKVRNYRELVLLFIAALRAIGCNCRLVLSLCPPPMKPKSDQLIKSKKEGEGTKERGGAKDKELGRGKKSREGEDKEDEEDKEDIRNTMAKKWSEKNKGRGRGRGRKGGVSSVVGLVSNSKVADKMAKEEAKKKAAELLREKFASSKERGVKKLKRNDEGGKKEEGEVKEEEVGVEEEKGKRLRSGESKVKKEEGLVKEEKGKRLRSGDKKEEEVVKEEKGKVKKEEDVVKEEKGKRLRRGRSEDKIVKKRKSEEMVERGKATSVGKEENEGKEDKMETESESEDSEKEFKVKKKLGVGRKNLEAVKEERRLSEKRRKVLSSDDEEDIVDVRDSRYLWAEVYVEDEESWISVSVPDNKVHCVAEIFKKAPSPVLYVVAWNSVGKLKDVTRRYCRHWLTVTRKQRIDQEWWTESLSPWIESNSVMSRAEDEALLTMELEQPLPDRTADYKGHPLYALARHLLKYEALYPPDCQPLGYLKNGEAVYSRHCVHTLRSRETWLREARVVKPAQEAYKIVKSMPKMDKFTGQVVKDQPLELFGKWQTNQYDPPVAKNGIIPRNEYGNVDLFKQCMLPKGTVHIDLPGLARIAKKLKIDCAQAVVGFNFGCRGAMPMTQGYIVCEEHEETIRDAWNQEQVEAEKRAKDKRDKRIWGNWKKLIRGVLIKEKIAYKYNMNDSQEDKDDSLDGDLDDHDKKNKVPAKKTKSNSIKKRKT from the exons ATGTCTTCTTCAGACGAGAGTTCGGACAGCACCGAGTACCTGGTGCCATCTTCAAAAATCGACTTAACAAGTTCATTTTTCTCCACTGCCGCATCGACATCCAAGTCTAACCCCAAGGTAAGAGCTAGAATAGAATCATCATCTTCCTCAGAAGATGATGAACTTCCCGAAAGTTCCGCGTCGAACGCGGAACTTCTTTTGGAAGTAATGAAGAACCTGGAGAAGATCAACAACCCAATTGTCCAACCATCCCGAGCACCAGCGACAGTTTCTGAGTCTTCTAGCCGAGAGTTGTCTTCAGAGATTGCGGATCTTCTGCTGAAGCATGAGAGCGGCCTTGGGTCCTTCAAGCTTCCcgatgaagaagaagaaatgcCTAAGGAACAGAAACAGGAACAGGAACAGGTCCAGGTTCAGCATCCAGACTATGAAGTTCCTCAGGAAGGAGTTAACATAACCCTTCCAGGAACTGGAATGCCTAGCTTCAAAAGGAAGAAGAATAAAGTCGACCTGGAGGCCCAGCTGATCAAGAAGATGAACTCCAGGATTAAGGCGAATCAGCTGTTGGTCCACAAG GTTGGTCTTCTTTGTTGGCTAGCCCACGGCATCCATCTTAACAAACAGATCAACGACCCGGAGGTTATGTCCACTGTTCTGTCGTTGATCCCCAGTGTCAGCTACCCCAAGGGCAGGGTTGACATCAAGTACATCGAACAGTTCACCAAGTGGTTCCGCGGGGTGATTAAGGTTGAGTTTAATAAGGAGAATGTTCCAGTTACTAAGGAACTTCTTCTTCAGAGGTTAGGTGAAAAGAAGGTTAGGAACTACCGGGAACTTGTTCTGTTGTTCATTGCCGCTCTTAGGGCAATTGGGTGTAATTGCAGGCTTGTTTTGTCCCTCTGTCCTCCGCCTATGAAGCCTAAATCCGATCAGCTGATCAAGAGCAAGAAGGAGGGGGAAGGAACTAAGGAACGGGGAGGAGCTAAGGATAAGGAACTTGGGAGAGGGAAGAAATCGAGGGAAGGAGAGGATAAGGAGGATGAGGAAGATAAAGAGGATATTAGGAACACTATGGCTAAGAAGTGGAGTGAGAAGAATAAAGGAAGAGGGAGAGGAAGAGGAAGAAAAGGAGGAGTAAGTTCTGTGGTGGGTTTGGTGAGTAATTCAAAAGTTGCCGACAAAATGGCGAAAGAAGAAGCTAAGAAAAAGGCGGCGGAATTATTGAGGGAGAAATTTGCGAGTAGTAAAGAAAGAggggttaaaaaattgaaaaggaaTGATGAGGGGGGTAAAAAAGAGGAGGGGGAAGTTAAGGAAGAGGAGGTAGGAGTTGAGGAAGAGAAGGGGAAGAGATTGAGGAGTGGGGAGAGTAAAGTTAAGAAAGAGGAGGGGTTAGTTAAGGAAGAGAAAGGGAAAAGGTTGAGGAGTGGGGATAAGAAAGAGGAGGAGGTAGTTAAGGAAGAGAAGGGGAAAGTTAAGAAAGAGGAGGATGTAGTTAAAGAAGAGAAGGGGAAAAGATTGAGGAGAGGCAGGAGTGAAGATAAAATTGTGAAGAAAAGGAAGAGTGAAGAGATGGTGGAGAGGGGGAAGGCTACTAGTGTCGGTAAagaagaaaatgaaggaaaggAAGACAAAATGGAGACTGAAAGTGAGAGTGAGGATTCGGAGAAGGAGTTTAAGGTTAAGAAGAAACTGGGGGTGggtagaaaaaatttagaggCGGTTAAAGAAGAAAGGAGGTTAAGTGAGAAAAGGAGGAAAGTTTTGTCGAGTGATGATGAAGAAGATATTGTTGATGTTAGGGATTCTAGGTATCTTTGGGCGGAAGTTTATGTTGAGGATGAAGAGAGCTGGATTAGTGTTTCTGTGCCGGATAATAAAGTTCACTGTGTTGcggaaattttt aaaaaagCACCATCTCCAGTATTATATGTTGTAGCATGGAATTCTGTGGGAAAATTAAAAGATGTAACGAGACGTTATTGCCGTCATTGGTTAACAGTAACAAGAAAGCAACGGATTGATCAAGAATGGTGGACAGAAAGTTTGTCTCCTTGGATTGAAAGTAACAGTGTGATGTCCAGAGCTGAAGATGAAGCGTTGCTTACTAT GGAATTGGAACAGCCTTTACCAGATAGGACTGCGGATTACAAAGGACATCCATTGTACGCACTCGCGCGTCATTTGCTAAAGTATGAAGCGCTGTATCCGCCAGATTGTCAACCGCTTGGTTATTTGAAGAACGGTGAAGCTGTTTATTCTAGGCACTGTGTTCATACTTTAAGAAGTCGGGAGACTTGGCTGAGAGAAGCCAGGGTTGTTAAACCGGCACAGGAAGCTTATAAGATTGTGAAGTCTATGCCGAAGATggataaa TTTACAGGACAGGTTGTAAAAGACCAGCCTCTAGAACTATTTGGTAAATGGCAAACAAATCAATACGATCCTCCAGTGGCTAAAAATGGAATAATACCACGTAATGAATACGGCAATGTCGACTTGTTTAAACAATGCATGTTACCCAAGGGGACTGTCCATATTGATC ttcCAGGATTAGCCCGAATTGCGAAGAAGCTAAAAATCGACTGCGCACAAGCAGTAGTCGGTTTTAATTTTGGGTGTCGCGGTGCGATGCCGATGACCCAGGGTTATATCGTATGCGAAGAACACGAAGAAACTATAAGAGATGCTTGGAATCAAGAGCAAGTGGAAGCCGAGAAGCGTGCAAAGGACAAGCGAGATAAAAGGATCTGGGGCAATTGGAAAAAGTTAATACGCGGGGTTTtgatcaaagaaaaaattgcttACAAGTATAACATGAATGATTCTCAAGAAGACAAAGATGATAGTCTTGATGGTGATCTTGATgatcatgataaaaaaaataaagtacctgcaaaaaaaactaagagcaatagtattaaaaaaagaaaaacttga